The genomic interval AAGGCATTCTTTAGGGATATGTGGAGAACCATCGCTCGAGGTCAAATTTGGAGAGGCGAAATCCGAAATCGAGCGAAAGATGGAACTTACTATTGGGTGGATACAATCATCGTACCTTGTTTGGATGCAAGGGGGAAACCATACCAGTACATTTCATTTCGTAATGTTGTGACGCACCGCAAAGAAGTTGAGGAGCGACTACAGACGCTTTTGGCCACGATGCCTGATCTCGTAGCATTTCTCGATGGTGAGGGTCGGTTGTTACAAGCGAATGATGCGCTGCTTCATTTTGTTGGATTGGATCGTGATATGTATCGTGGTCGCTCAATTGAAGAGTTGCTTTCAGCAGAGGTTTCTGGAAAGGCGCTACTGCGCGACTTGAAGAGAGGAATGGACGAAGCGTGGGAACGCAAGACCACTCAGATTGTTGAATCGTGGATTTCTACGGGGGAAGATGATTCATCGCGAGTGTTTGAACGAACACTGGTTCCGGTGCTTGAGGTTGACGGGCAAAAGAGCGGTTTGGTTGCTCTCTATCGCGACATTACGGAGCAAAAGAAGATGGAATGGTTTTTGCGCCGTGCAGATAAAATCTCCGCTATCGCGGAAATGGCGGCTGGAATCGCCCACGAGATTCGCAATCCTCTTGCAGCCATTCGCTGGTCGCTCGAGGCTATGGCGCTTCGCTTTCCAGAGGCAAAAAAGGAATTGTGCGCGATGACGGACGAACTGGCCCGCGTCGATTCCATCGTCGGTGAACTTTTGGTTCTCGCGAAACCTGCGGATGTTCAGTTCGAGGCCGTGCGCGTCGTCGATGTACTTGAGGTTGTCTGTTTGCTACTTCAAAGTCAAGCCCGAAAGCAGAAGGTGAAGATTCAGGTAGTCATACAAGATCACGATTTGACCGTGCTTGGTCAGCCAAGTCATCTGAAGCAATTATTTCTTAATTTGATGAAAAACGCACTGGAAGCTATGCGAACAGGTGGGGAATTAGAAATTGATATAAGGAATTCTAACGATGATTACGTGATTGTCTCTATGGTGGATGATGGGCCAGGGATTCCGCCGGAAGTGTTGCCTAGGTTAGGAGAACCTTTTTTCACTACAAAACCCAACGGAACAGGATTAGGATTAATGACATGTCACAAGATTGTGCGTGATCATGGTGGGAGCTTGCATATTGCCAATCGAAAACCTCACGGGACACACGTTGAAGTGCGATTGCCGATCCTGAAGGATGGAATGCTCAAACGATCCGGGAAGTGTGCAAGTGGTAATGAAGTCAGTATAGAAGCCCTTGCGGCAGGCGGGAGGAGCGAGGCATGGGGACATGGCAAGATGAGAGCGTAATCAAAGTCTTAGTGGTTGATGATCACGAGTTATTTCGGCGTGGGGTCGTAACAGTGCTTCGTTCGACACCAGGGATCTACGTCGTAGGAGAGGCGGGAAATGGCCGTGAAGCGATCGAATGCTTTCAGACGCTGCAACCGGACGTTACGCTTCTAGATATTCACATGCCCGTGTGCAACGGTCTGGAAACAGCCCGAAAGATGCGAGAAGCAAATCCGAACACGAAGATCCTCATGCTGACGGTGTCGGAAACAGAGGAGATGCTGTTCGAAGCTGTGAAAAGTGGAGCGTCTGGGTATGTGTTGAAATCGGTAAGTCCAGAACGGTTGATCGAGTGTGTTCGTCAAGTCTATGAGGGGGAACCTGTCGTTCCGAGCAGCCTTGCGATGAAAATGATTGCTGAATTCTCACGTACTGCTGAGACACGTATGCCTTCCAGTGAGTCGGTAACGGAATTGACGGAGCGCGAACGAGAAGTTCTTCAATATCTTAGTGCGGGGGCCAGCAACAAAGAAATTGCCCGGGCACTTTTCATTAGTGAAAACACAGTTCGCAATCATGTTCGGCACATCCTAGACAAGTTGCATTTGTCGAATCGCGCTCAAGCTGCCGCATACGCGGTGCGCAATGGTATTGCTCGAGGGCGTCAACTTACAAGCGATGTATGATAACCGACTAACCGGAACCCATAAGGTACCATTACGTCGACCAAAGCCCCGCTCAGAAAGCGGGGCTTCGCAGCTTAGGATGTTCGGCTTTGGAAGTCACTGTTCGACCCGAGTTCGACACTTGGTAGTCATACAAAGTCCCACGAACCCATTCCTGGCGCTAGTTCGTGGGACCTGTGGATAACTCGTGTAGTGTCTACAGCCCTCGTGTTCGAGGTTCCATGCGCAGAATTCTTGGTGGCTCCGTGATCCGTAGCGCTCGCAGGATTTCCCACTGTACCTCGGTCGTTTCTGTGCGCTGCACGACGATCCCATCTGGGGTGCTCTTGGTCACCTGGTGCATCGCTTGCATGTGGGAGCGGATGTCGGGCCAGGAGCGCCCTGTTTGGACTTCGGCGATGCGCACCAGCAACAAGGCCAGCCAGCAAAGCAGCACATGCGAACGGATCCGCTCGTCCTTCCGGTGATACATGGGACGGATGTCCAACGTCGTCTTCAGTGTGCGAAACGCGGACTCCACCATCAGGAGTTGCTTGTATCCCAGCGCGACATCTTCCGTCGACAGCGTGTCGTCGGAGGTGCGGATCAGGTACTTCCCGTCCAGATGAGCCGCTTGCCGCACGGCCTCCGGGTCAATTCTCAGGTTCCCCCATCGGTCCTGTTTCAGATAGCGCTTGAACGTTGGATGGCTCGCAAGCCGACAGTGCGCTTTCGTGTGCGCTTCGCCCTGAAGCTCCTTGAGGCGTTCCAACTCCATCCGAAGCTCGCGCAACATCGCCTCTCGGCGCGCCTCATCGCGTTTGGCTTCCTCGGGATTGAACGCCAACACGTAACGGACCCGGGCCTCACCGTCTCCCACCACAACCTCCTTCACCTTCAGGTTCGGACGAAGCTCACGAAAACGTCCAGGGCGCGCCAAGGCCACTTCCACCGCTGATTTCCCGGAGTTCATTTTCTCCCCAGCGATGTAGTGACCGCCGGCGCGTTGCAGGATCCGCAGATTGCTCTCCGATACGAAGCCGCGGTCTACAACCGTGATCACCCGGCCAAGCCGCCATCCGATGAGGCCCTGTTTGACTTCTTCGACCACGCTCATATCCGCCGTGTTCCCAGGCCACGTCCAACAGCGGACAGGGATGCCGTCTCGTGTCACCGCAAGGCCGATCACCACCTGTGGCAAATCGGGCCGATGGTCTTTCGAATATCCTTTGCGCCGTAGTCCGTCTTCGGGCTCGTCCTCCGTTTCGAAGTACGTGGACGTCGTGTCGAAGAACAGGAGGTCCACGTCCAAGTTCAAGAGATTGCTGACCCGCCGGAAGACCTCATATTGCAACTCTTCTGTCACATCGTGGAGAACGTCCATGGCCCGGTACGCCTGCCACACGTCCAACTCGGTCATACCAGGAAGGGCCACTTCGCGCTCGACCCACTCCTCCATGGCCAGCTTGCTGCTTGGCGCCAACGCGCGATTCGCGACCATGGCGAAGATGACACGCTCGACAGCCGCCTTGAACTTCCGGTCGACCAGCCGCTCGCGCAAGACTTCGTCCAATTCAAGCTGTCGCCACAGCTCGTCCAGCAGATACGCCCCTCCCATGGGACGGCTGTCCAGCAGCGTGGTTTGGATGGCTTCCGACTGGCCGCGCCCCGAGGTAAACTCGTCGCCCACGAAGCGATGAATACTCTGGGCAAGGCGCCGGAGCGCCTCCAGGTCCATTTCGTCTTCACGACCGAAGGTGTACAGGACCTTGGCCTTCGGCTGACCGGTCTGTGGATCGCGGTAGTTATGGGCCAACTGCACGTAACCGGTAACAGAACCGTTCTTGTTTTTTCGGCGAATGACGCGGATATACATGTCCACATGATACGACACATACTACGCCTATGTAAACACAAAAATAACGTTATCCACAGATAAACGCATGCCTACAAAAAAGCGATAGAAAACGCGGCGCATGCCTGTGGATAAGTCCGACAAGCCGCGCCGCTTCAGGATCCCACATCCATCCATGAGTCTACATGCTCTATCCAACTGTCGAAGCCGGGTTCGAGGAAGTCAACACGTACCTGGCAAGAGTCAAGGAGCAAACATGTCTACACATACTTCTCAAGCGCCTCTCTTATATCGTATCGCCTTCCAACAATGAAAGGCCATTCATGTTTCGTAAACCGGCGGGCTTCTGTAGCGCGCATCCTTCGCATCATTTCCACAATGCGATCGAGGTGATCAGATTCGAATGACAGCAGCCATTCGTAATCACCGAGTTAAAGTCTCAAGTGGTGGTGTAAAATCGGTCGGCCCGAATTGACGAGAAAGCCACCGTGCGTGTCTACTTGCATCTTGCGGATCCATTCCAAAACTGCGAAGCTATTGAGCAAAGCCATCGTGCGTACCTCCTACTCTTTCGTGTTGTGCCACACACGAGTAGACACGCACGGTGGCTTCACTGTCAACAACGAGCCGCAAATTTTACACCACTACTTGAGACTCTAACCGTAACACGTCGATGTGATCCTCATCTTGCATCTTGCACTGTGAAGCTATTGAGCGAAGCCATCGTTGCGTGCCTCCTACTTTTGGGGGTGGGTCACACTTCGAGTAGACACGCATGGGGGATTTCTCGTCAATTGGGACTGACGGATTTTACACCACCACTTGAGACTTTAACGATTTACGCACCTGCGCGTGAAGAGATGGTTGATTCATTGGGACTATATGAAAATGACTCGTTTGATGCTCGATGACATAATGGACACTGTGCAGAATGAAGTGTGGAGATTACGTAATCGTTCCATAGAGCGCGAGGGAGGCCAAGCGTATGACAATACGATTGACTCGGATTGTGATAATTGGAGTGGGTTCTGTAGGAACAGCCACTGCTTACACACTATATTTACGGGAACGAGCATCAGAAGTCGTCTTAATTGATGCGGATATGCAAAAAGCGGAAGGCGAAGCTCTAGATATGCAACACGGTAGTATTTATTGCGGTGGGACGAAAATCCGCGCGGGTACATATGAGGACTGTGCAACAGCAGACATCGTAATTGTCACGGCTGGAGTGGCTCAGAGGCCTGGACAATCACGTATTGACCTCTTGGTGAAGAATATACAAGTTATTCAGGATATTTCTTTTAAACTAAAACAATATGGTTTTAATGGAATTCTCATTGTTGCATCCAATCCCGTAGATATACTTAGCTATGTCGCATGGTATATTTCGGGCTTGCCATCTGAACGGGTAATAGGATCAGGGACTGTCTTGGATTCGCTCAGGTTCCGATATTACCTTGGTAGAGAATTGGGGGTCGATCCTGGGAGTGTCCATGCACAGGTGCTAGGCGAACATGGTGACACGCAAGTTCACATATGGAGTAGTTTGAATGTTGGTGGAGTTCAGGTGCCAATATCTGAAAGGATTAGGGGCGTCGAGGACCATACGCGTCGAGCTGCTTATGAATTAATTGAACACAAAGGTTACACAAATTATGGAATCGCATTAGTGCTCGATGCAATCTGCGAAGCTATATTACAGGACAAACATACGGTTTTGACTGTTTCAACAAAAGTAGCAGAATATCACGGGGTATCGGATGTTTATTTGAGTGTTCCGTGTGTTATAGGGGTGCGAGGGATCGAACGCGTTATCGAAGTTCCTATGAGTGACATGGAAGAGAGGGTGTTTCAAGAATCTGCAAAACATCTTTATAACGCCACGAGGGAAGCCATTCGTATCATTGGGTGGAGAGAGTCATAATGAGAGTTCTCATGTGCGTCGATAGCATTGAAGACATTGAGAAACTGAGTTATTTAAAGCCCACATTTCGCGCCCGTTTTTCGGGCTTGTGTTCATTTTCGACAGGAATTTTGATTCCACACGTGGAATTGGATAGCCCGTCGTATCTTCGTGCGGGAGGCTTTCCAGTTGTTCGGTCCAGTTCGCTCGTATGTCATGGGGCCTGCGCCCGTTTTAGCCAGACTGATCGACGAGTTGAAGTGGGTAGAGATTATCGACGAGTTCGTGCCACGTCCGGATAGCAAACTGTCCGTCGGGCTGCGTACCAAGGCGTTGCTGGTTAATATCGGCACGAATCGCGAAGCCCTCTACCGGGTGGAGGAGTTCTACGCGCAACGGGATGTGGAAGTCCTGCTTGGAAGCGGCGTCTCCGCAGACGATCTCCATGATGACGCTTTGGCCCGGGCTCTGGATGCCTTGTACGACGCAGGTCTCGAGGCATTATACGCGCGTATCGCCCTCCACACGCTACGCAGACTCCGGGTGCTCAGCGATTCCAACGAACTCATCCCCATCCATGCGGATACCACGTCGCTCTCTATGACAGGCGAGTACCTGGACCAAACAGCGTTTCGCATTGACCGGGGATTCTCCAAGGACCACCGGCCTGATCTCAAGCAAATTGTGTTTGGACTTTGCACCGTCCATGGTCTGGGGCTATGCGCGAACGTCAACCCTGGGAACTTGGACGATCACACATGGAATTTCGAGAACATCCAGCAACTCCTGAGCCAGCTCGATGAGGAGACGCGAAAGAGAAGCGTCTACGTCGCGGACGCGGCGTTGGTGACGAAGGACAACCTTGAGCTTTTGGCGGAGGAAGACTTCCATTTCATCTCACGACTGCCGGGGACGTATAAGCTGTCCGAGGACCTGAAGAGAGCGGCATGGGAGAAAGAAAACAGCTGGAAAGAAGTCGGTCGGCTCGCTGAGGCGGAAGACAGCGCCCATTACAGGATCCAGGCCTTCCGTCGCACGCTGTACGGGCGAACGTATCGATTCGTCGTGGTGCGCTCCTCCAGCCTGGATACCCGGAAGGAGCGTAAGCTCAAAGAGGTGCTCAAGCGTGAGAAGGCTGCGCTGGAGAAAGCGGCCAAGGCGATGAGCCAAAACGTCTACAGTTGTGAACAAGATGCGCAGATGGCCATGCAGACCTTCATGCACGAACACCGTGCCACTTTGCATCCCATCTCCGCCCGCATATGTGCCGAGCAGGTGCAGGCAAAACGCGCGCGCCGCGGTCGCCCGCGCAAAGATGACCCGCCACCGCCGGTGCATACACAGTACCGTGTGGAAGTGGCGATCTTACCGCCTTCTGAGGAGCGGGTTCAGCAGTGGCGAGAGAAGGAAGCGACGTTTGTGCTCA from Alicyclobacillus acidocaldarius subsp. acidocaldarius DSM 446 carries:
- a CDS encoding IS1634 family transposase; this translates as MREAFQLFGPVRSYVMGPAPVLARLIDELKWVEIIDEFVPRPDSKLSVGLRTKALLVNIGTNREALYRVEEFYAQRDVEVLLGSGVSADDLHDDALARALDALYDAGLEALYARIALHTLRRLRVLSDSNELIPIHADTTSLSMTGEYLDQTAFRIDRGFSKDHRPDLKQIVFGLCTVHGLGLCANVNPGNLDDHTWNFENIQQLLSQLDEETRKRSVYVADAALVTKDNLELLAEEDFHFISRLPGTYKLSEDLKRAAWEKENSWKEVGRLAEAEDSAHYRIQAFRRTLYGRTYRFVVVRSSSLDTRKERKLKEVLKREKAALEKAAKAMSQNVYSCEQDAQMAMQTFMHEHRATLHPISARICAEQVQAKRARRGRPRKDDPPPPVHTQYRVEVAILPPSEERVQQWREKEATFVLITDIRDDQRVSDEQILRLYKEQHEVEARFRYLKSPYHVGPIYLHKPTRVKAFGFVMLLSLLLYSVLEYLIREKMKRETEPLMLPGNRKSFRPTGLAILEMLDGVTTVHMQVGDTWQRVPATPHNPQIMRVLKLLNMDLSIYTEAQKTA
- a CDS encoding response regulator; this translates as MGTWQDESVIKVLVVDDHELFRRGVVTVLRSTPGIYVVGEAGNGREAIECFQTLQPDVTLLDIHMPVCNGLETARKMREANPNTKILMLTVSETEEMLFEAVKSGASGYVLKSVSPERLIECVRQVYEGEPVVPSSLAMKMIAEFSRTAETRMPSSESVTELTEREREVLQYLSAGASNKEIARALFISENTVRNHVRHILDKLHLSNRAQAAAYAVRNGIARGRQLTSDV
- a CDS encoding PAS domain-containing sensor histidine kinase; protein product: MILEDTGKKACGDQNMFGNRLHQIESVLLQLKNVDPHVGSLLRELSDINGALDEALIVAITDVRGVITYVNRKFCEMSQYKAEELIGQTHRIVNSGYHSKAFFRDMWRTIARGQIWRGEIRNRAKDGTYYWVDTIIVPCLDARGKPYQYISFRNVVTHRKEVEERLQTLLATMPDLVAFLDGEGRLLQANDALLHFVGLDRDMYRGRSIEELLSAEVSGKALLRDLKRGMDEAWERKTTQIVESWISTGEDDSSRVFERTLVPVLEVDGQKSGLVALYRDITEQKKMEWFLRRADKISAIAEMAAGIAHEIRNPLAAIRWSLEAMALRFPEAKKELCAMTDELARVDSIVGELLVLAKPADVQFEAVRVVDVLEVVCLLLQSQARKQKVKIQVVIQDHDLTVLGQPSHLKQLFLNLMKNALEAMRTGGELEIDIRNSNDDYVIVSMVDDGPGIPPEVLPRLGEPFFTTKPNGTGLGLMTCHKIVRDHGGSLHIANRKPHGTHVEVRLPILKDGMLKRSGKCASGNEVSIEALAAGGRSEAWGHGKMRA
- a CDS encoding IS1634 family transposase — protein: MYIRVIRRKNKNGSVTGYVQLAHNYRDPQTGQPKAKVLYTFGREDEMDLEALRRLAQSIHRFVGDEFTSGRGQSEAIQTTLLDSRPMGGAYLLDELWRQLELDEVLRERLVDRKFKAAVERVIFAMVANRALAPSSKLAMEEWVEREVALPGMTELDVWQAYRAMDVLHDVTEELQYEVFRRVSNLLNLDVDLLFFDTTSTYFETEDEPEDGLRRKGYSKDHRPDLPQVVIGLAVTRDGIPVRCWTWPGNTADMSVVEEVKQGLIGWRLGRVITVVDRGFVSESNLRILQRAGGHYIAGEKMNSGKSAVEVALARPGRFRELRPNLKVKEVVVGDGEARVRYVLAFNPEEAKRDEARREAMLRELRMELERLKELQGEAHTKAHCRLASHPTFKRYLKQDRWGNLRIDPEAVRQAAHLDGKYLIRTSDDTLSTEDVALGYKQLLMVESAFRTLKTTLDIRPMYHRKDERIRSHVLLCWLALLLVRIAEVQTGRSWPDIRSHMQAMHQVTKSTPDGIVVQRTETTEVQWEILRALRITEPPRILRMEPRTRGL
- a CDS encoding L-lactate dehydrogenase → MTIRLTRIVIIGVGSVGTATAYTLYLRERASEVVLIDADMQKAEGEALDMQHGSIYCGGTKIRAGTYEDCATADIVIVTAGVAQRPGQSRIDLLVKNIQVIQDISFKLKQYGFNGILIVASNPVDILSYVAWYISGLPSERVIGSGTVLDSLRFRYYLGRELGVDPGSVHAQVLGEHGDTQVHIWSSLNVGGVQVPISERIRGVEDHTRRAAYELIEHKGYTNYGIALVLDAICEAILQDKHTVLTVSTKVAEYHGVSDVYLSVPCVIGVRGIERVIEVPMSDMEERVFQESAKHLYNATREAIRIIGWRES